The DNA window GTTCTCAACATACATAAACATACTATTCGTCTCACGTTTACTGATATTCAATTTGAAAAAATTCATGCTCTTCATTCTGTTGCCTGCCCTCATTATATTCTCTGTCGCTTTGTTCATTGACGCTGCAGCAACGGGTTTACGCTTGTTAAATACGGGTGTTTCCTTAACCCATTCTTATAATATTAGCCGTGACATCTCTTACGGTGGTGAATCGTGGCAAAAACTAGATATTTATCGAGCCCGGGATGCCGACGAAAATACGCCGGTCATCGTTTTCTTTTTTGGTGGTGGCTGGTCTTGGGGAGATAAAGCCTATTTTGAATTTATTGCGGACAGCTTTGTTCGCAAAGGCTACACCGTCGCTATCCCAAATTATGTGCTTTATCCTCAAGGAAAATTTCCGCAGTTTGTTGAAGATGGTGCTAAGGCGATTGTGTGGATAAAGAATAATGTTAGCGAATATCAAGGCAGCGCTGAAAAAATCTTTCTTGTAGGCCATTCAGCAGGTGCATATATTGCAGCGATGGCGGCAACAGATACCCAATATTTGCAGAAAGCAGGTGAAAGTAAAAGTTTCATAAAAGGAGTTGCGGGCGTTGCGGGGCCCTATAACTTTACCCCGAAGGCCCAAGAGTATATCAACATTTTTGGCAAGGAAAATTTTGACAGTATGAAGATTGCTCAGTACGTGACTGGAAACGAAGCCCCCATGATCT is part of the Glaciecola nitratireducens FR1064 genome and encodes:
- a CDS encoding alpha/beta hydrolase is translated as MLFILLPALIIFSVALFIDAAATGLRLLNTGVSLTHSYNISRDISYGGESWQKLDIYRARDADENTPVIVFFFGGGWSWGDKAYFEFIADSFVRKGYTVAIPNYVLYPQGKFPQFVEDGAKAIVWIKNNVSEYQGSAEKIFLVGHSAGAYIAAMAATDTQYLQKAGESKSFIKGVAGVAGPYNFTPKAQEYINIFGKENFDSMKIAQYVTGNEAPMILLHGSGDKTVGVFNQEIMAEALKKENVKHQSIVYNSNITHIKILLKLHPWFADSVDVAEDIDWFFKSL